In the genome of Patagioenas fasciata isolate bPatFas1 chromosome 12, bPatFas1.hap1, whole genome shotgun sequence, one region contains:
- the ST8SIA2 gene encoding alpha-2,8-sialyltransferase 8B isoform X2: MPLPCRGWTLALLTLLVGFLIFADISEIEEESGAEIVINDSSSPAVVDRSNESIKHNIKPASSKWRHNQTLSLKIRKQILKFLDAEKDISVLKGTLKPGDIIHYVFDRDSTMNVSQNLYELLPRTSPLKGKQFPTCAIVGNSGVLLSSGCGPEIDAHSFVIRCNLAPVQEYSQDVGLKTDLVTMNPSVIQRAFEDLVNETWREKLLQRLHSLNGSILWIPAFMAKGGKERVEWVNELILKHHINVRTAYPSLRLLHAVRGYWLTNKVHIKRPTTGLLMYTLATRFCNQIYLYGFWPFPLDQNQNPVKYHYYDSLKYGYTSQASPHTMPLEFKALKTLHQQGALKLTVGECDGAT; encoded by the exons AGCTGAAATAGTAATAAATGACTCTTCGTCTCCAGCTGTTGTTGACAGAAGTAATGAAAGCATTAAGCACAACATTAAACCAGCCTCATCCAAATGGAGACACAACCAGACACTCTCTTTGAAGATCAG GAAACAGATCCTGAAGTTCCTGGATGCAGAGAAGGACATTTCAGTGCTGAAGGGGACGCTGAAGCCAGGGGACATCATCCACTACGTCTTTGACAGGGACAGCACCATGAACGTCTCGCAGAACCTGTACGAGCTGCTGCCCCGCACCTCGCCCCTCAAGGGCAAGCAGTTCCCCACCTGCGCCATCGTGGGCAACTCGGGGGTCCTGCTCAGCAGTGGCTGCGGCCCTGAGATCGACGCCCACAGCTTCGTGATAAG GTGCAATCTGGCCCCTGTCCAGGAGTACTCACAGGACGTGGGCTTGAAGACAGACCTGGTGACTATGAACCCCTCAGTCATCCAACGGGCCTTCGAGGACCTGGTGAACGAGACGTGGAGGGAGAAGCTGCTGCAACGCCTCCACAGCCTCAACGGCAGCATCCTCTGGATCCCAGCATTCATGGCCAAGGGCGGCAAGGAGCGAGTGGAGTGGGTGAACGAGCTCATCCTGAAGCACCACATCAACGTCAGGACTGCCTACCCCTCGCTGCGCCTGCTGCACGCTGTCCGAGG GTACTGGCTAACAAACAAGGTGCACATCAAGCGACCCACCACCGGCCTCCTCATGTACACCTTAGCCACCCGATTCTGCAACCAGATCTATCTCTACGGCTTCTGGCCCTTTCCCCTGGACCAGAACCAGAATCCGGTCAAGTACCACTACTATGACAGCCTGAAGTACGGCTACACCTCGCAGGCCAGCCCGCACACCATGCCCTTGGAGTTCAAAGCCTTAAAGACGCTGCACCAGCAAGGAGCCTTGAAGCTGACAGTGGGGGAGTGCGATGGGGCCACGTAG
- the ST8SIA2 gene encoding alpha-2,8-sialyltransferase 8B isoform X1 has translation MPLPCRGWTLALLTLLVGFLIFADISEIEEESGSSGGRGTIRSAVNSLHSKSNRAEIVINDSSSPAVVDRSNESIKHNIKPASSKWRHNQTLSLKIRKQILKFLDAEKDISVLKGTLKPGDIIHYVFDRDSTMNVSQNLYELLPRTSPLKGKQFPTCAIVGNSGVLLSSGCGPEIDAHSFVIRCNLAPVQEYSQDVGLKTDLVTMNPSVIQRAFEDLVNETWREKLLQRLHSLNGSILWIPAFMAKGGKERVEWVNELILKHHINVRTAYPSLRLLHAVRGYWLTNKVHIKRPTTGLLMYTLATRFCNQIYLYGFWPFPLDQNQNPVKYHYYDSLKYGYTSQASPHTMPLEFKALKTLHQQGALKLTVGECDGAT, from the exons GAGTTCTGGAGGCAGAGGTACAATCAGATCAGCTGTGAACAGCTTACATAGCAAATCTAATAG AGCTGAAATAGTAATAAATGACTCTTCGTCTCCAGCTGTTGTTGACAGAAGTAATGAAAGCATTAAGCACAACATTAAACCAGCCTCATCCAAATGGAGACACAACCAGACACTCTCTTTGAAGATCAG GAAACAGATCCTGAAGTTCCTGGATGCAGAGAAGGACATTTCAGTGCTGAAGGGGACGCTGAAGCCAGGGGACATCATCCACTACGTCTTTGACAGGGACAGCACCATGAACGTCTCGCAGAACCTGTACGAGCTGCTGCCCCGCACCTCGCCCCTCAAGGGCAAGCAGTTCCCCACCTGCGCCATCGTGGGCAACTCGGGGGTCCTGCTCAGCAGTGGCTGCGGCCCTGAGATCGACGCCCACAGCTTCGTGATAAG GTGCAATCTGGCCCCTGTCCAGGAGTACTCACAGGACGTGGGCTTGAAGACAGACCTGGTGACTATGAACCCCTCAGTCATCCAACGGGCCTTCGAGGACCTGGTGAACGAGACGTGGAGGGAGAAGCTGCTGCAACGCCTCCACAGCCTCAACGGCAGCATCCTCTGGATCCCAGCATTCATGGCCAAGGGCGGCAAGGAGCGAGTGGAGTGGGTGAACGAGCTCATCCTGAAGCACCACATCAACGTCAGGACTGCCTACCCCTCGCTGCGCCTGCTGCACGCTGTCCGAGG GTACTGGCTAACAAACAAGGTGCACATCAAGCGACCCACCACCGGCCTCCTCATGTACACCTTAGCCACCCGATTCTGCAACCAGATCTATCTCTACGGCTTCTGGCCCTTTCCCCTGGACCAGAACCAGAATCCGGTCAAGTACCACTACTATGACAGCCTGAAGTACGGCTACACCTCGCAGGCCAGCCCGCACACCATGCCCTTGGAGTTCAAAGCCTTAAAGACGCTGCACCAGCAAGGAGCCTTGAAGCTGACAGTGGGGGAGTGCGATGGGGCCACGTAG